A DNA window from Variovorax sp. J2L1-78 contains the following coding sequences:
- a CDS encoding P1 family peptidase: MSHTPSNAPPHAGAITDVAGIEVGHFSDPRRPTGCTVVLTREGAVGGVDVRGAAPGTRETDLLSPGNLVQQVHGIMLAGGSAWGLAAAEGAMRWLEERGIGLDVRFGTLPIVPAAVLFDLPMGDARIRPDASAGYAACEAASTQTPAEGNVGAGSGALVGKLFGVDRAMKGGIGNASITVGGVTVGALIACNALGDVIDPDTAQVVAGARTADGRALLDTRRALMRGELPKPLLAGTNTTIGVVATDAVLTKVQANRLAMVAHDGLARSINPVHTMSDGDTLFALATGRVPLEGDAPGMTVLGAMAAEVVARATLRAVLAAQSVRLGGLHIPSAAALVAANGQPSPL; this comes from the coding sequence ATGTCACACACCCCTTCCAACGCCCCGCCGCATGCCGGCGCCATCACCGATGTCGCCGGCATCGAGGTCGGTCACTTCAGCGACCCCCGCCGGCCCACCGGCTGCACCGTGGTCCTCACGCGGGAGGGCGCCGTCGGTGGCGTCGACGTGCGGGGCGCCGCGCCCGGCACGCGCGAGACCGACCTGCTGTCGCCCGGCAACCTGGTGCAGCAGGTGCACGGGATCATGCTGGCCGGCGGCAGCGCCTGGGGCTTGGCGGCCGCCGAGGGCGCGATGCGCTGGCTGGAGGAACGCGGCATCGGCCTGGACGTGCGTTTCGGCACGCTGCCGATCGTGCCGGCCGCCGTGCTGTTCGACCTGCCGATGGGCGACGCGCGCATCCGTCCCGACGCATCGGCGGGCTATGCGGCCTGCGAGGCCGCGTCGACGCAGACGCCGGCCGAAGGCAACGTCGGCGCCGGCAGCGGCGCGCTGGTGGGCAAGCTCTTCGGCGTCGACCGCGCCATGAAGGGCGGCATCGGGAATGCATCGATCACGGTCGGCGGTGTGACCGTCGGCGCCCTCATCGCCTGCAACGCGCTGGGCGACGTGATCGACCCCGACACCGCGCAGGTGGTGGCCGGCGCGCGCACCGCCGACGGCCGCGCGCTGCTCGACACGCGCCGCGCACTGATGCGCGGCGAACTGCCCAAGCCGCTGCTGGCCGGCACCAACACCACCATCGGCGTGGTCGCCACCGACGCGGTGCTGACCAAGGTGCAGGCCAACCGCCTGGCGATGGTGGCGCACGACGGCCTGGCACGCAGCATCAACCCGGTCCACACCATGAGCGATGGCGACACGCTCTTCGCGCTCGCCACCGGCCGCGTGCCGCTCGAAGGCGATGCGCCCGGCATGACGGTGCTCGGCGCCATGGCGGCCGAGGTGGTGGCGCGTGCCACGCTGCGCGCGGTGCTGGCGGCGCAGTCGGTGCGCCTCGGTGGCCTGCACATTCCGTCCGCCGCGGCACTCGTTGCCGCGAATGGGCAGCCATCACCACTGTGA
- a CDS encoding TAXI family TRAP transporter solute-binding subunit has product MSMPKTLKLILLSIRDLVASAGPVVFLVIGLLIAAYWWLQPQPPRRVTLATGPAGSAYAEFGQRYARALATNGIEVVLKPSEGSSDNLQMLRNGTADVGFVRGGSADVVADEEAGLSSLGSLFYEPLWIFYRSDAARTVNRKTGTLESIAQLKGLRVNVDKPGSGVPEIMERMLRANHLDASALQLSNLEQTPATEALQAGLLDVIVLASAPQSPLVQQLLRAPGIALMDLAQSDAYSRRFPFLQAVSLPRGVVDLARDVPTHDVSMLAATTSLLAREQTHPALRQLFAQSAQTLHGDAGWFNRARDFPNTRTSELPVSPEGDRAINGTPPFWQRYLPFWASNLIERMWLVLGGLVVLMLPLSRVVPPLYQFRVRSRVFRWYGQLRDIETQLESEEADREALLTKLDDLDRRVNKVAVPLSYADELYALRNNIAAVRQRVQATVGVRAKAAA; this is encoded by the coding sequence ATGTCCATGCCCAAGACCCTCAAGCTGATCCTGCTGTCGATCCGCGACCTCGTCGCCTCCGCGGGGCCGGTGGTCTTCCTCGTGATCGGCCTGCTGATCGCCGCGTACTGGTGGCTGCAGCCGCAGCCGCCCCGGCGCGTGACGCTCGCCACCGGCCCGGCCGGCAGCGCGTATGCCGAATTCGGCCAGCGTTATGCGCGTGCCCTGGCCACCAATGGCATCGAGGTCGTGCTCAAGCCGAGCGAAGGCTCGTCGGACAACCTGCAGATGCTGCGCAACGGCACGGCCGACGTGGGCTTCGTGCGGGGCGGCAGCGCCGATGTGGTGGCCGACGAAGAGGCCGGCCTCAGCTCGCTGGGCAGCCTGTTCTACGAGCCGCTGTGGATCTTCTACCGCAGCGACGCGGCGCGCACGGTGAACCGCAAGACGGGCACGCTCGAATCGATCGCGCAGCTCAAGGGCTTGCGCGTGAACGTCGACAAGCCGGGCAGCGGCGTGCCGGAGATCATGGAGCGCATGCTGCGCGCCAACCACCTCGACGCCAGCGCGCTGCAGCTGTCGAACCTGGAGCAGACACCGGCGACCGAAGCCCTGCAGGCCGGGCTGCTCGACGTGATCGTGCTGGCATCGGCACCGCAGTCGCCGCTGGTGCAGCAGCTGCTGCGCGCACCGGGCATCGCCTTGATGGACCTGGCGCAGAGCGATGCCTATTCGCGCCGCTTCCCCTTCCTGCAAGCCGTATCGCTGCCGCGCGGCGTCGTCGACCTGGCGCGCGATGTGCCGACGCACGACGTGTCGATGCTGGCGGCCACCACCTCGCTGCTGGCGCGCGAGCAGACGCACCCGGCGCTGCGCCAGCTCTTCGCGCAAAGCGCCCAGACGCTGCACGGCGACGCCGGCTGGTTCAATCGCGCGCGCGATTTCCCCAACACCCGCACCAGCGAACTGCCCGTGAGCCCCGAGGGCGACCGCGCCATCAACGGCACGCCGCCCTTCTGGCAGCGCTACCTGCCCTTCTGGGCCAGCAACCTGATCGAGCGCATGTGGCTGGTGCTCGGCGGCCTGGTCGTGCTGATGCTGCCGCTCAGCCGCGTGGTGCCACCGCTCTACCAGTTCCGGGTGCGCTCGCGCGTGTTCCGCTGGTACGGGCAGTTGCGCGACATCGAGACGCAACTGGAGTCTGAAGAGGCCGATCGCGAGGCCCTGCTGACGAAGCTCGACGACCTGGACCGCCGCGTCAACAAGGTGGCCGTGCCACTGTCTTATGCCGACGAACTCTATGCATTGCGCAACAACATCGCCGCAGTGCGCCAACGCGTGCAGGCGACCGTCGGCGTGCGCGCCAAGGCGGCAGCGTGA
- the ettA gene encoding energy-dependent translational throttle protein EttA, whose translation MAQYVYSMNRVSKTVPPKRQLLKDISLSFFPGAKIGVLGLNGSGKSTLLKIMAGVDKEYEGEALPMPGLSIGYLEQEPKLNNEHTVRESVEESMGAVFAAKARLEEVYVAYGAEDADFDALAAEQAELEAIIATAGTDSEHQLEIAADALRLPPWDAKIGLLSGGEKRRVALCRLLLSKPDMLLLDEPTNHLDAESVEWLEVFLQRFTGTVVAITHDRYFLDNAAEWILEMDRGRGIPWKGNYSSWLEQKGERLAQEQKSEEAHAKALKKELEWSRQNPKARQAKSKSRLARFEELSDMEYQKRNETQEIFIPVAERLGQQVFEFHNVSKSFGDRVLIDDLSFTVPPGAIVGIIGPNGAGKSTLFKLIAGKEQPDSGEVVIGSTVKMAFVDQHRDELASQKTVWEDISNGLDIINVGKFQMASRAYAGRFNFNGADQQKKVGTLSGGERGRLHLAKTLIAGGNVLLLDEPSNDLDVETLRALEDALLEFAGTVMVISHDRWFLDRIATHILAAEGDSQWTFFNGNYQEYEADKKKRLGEEGAKPKRMRYKALK comes from the coding sequence ATGGCCCAATACGTCTATTCGATGAACCGCGTCAGCAAGACCGTGCCGCCCAAGCGGCAGCTCTTGAAGGACATTTCGCTCTCGTTCTTCCCCGGCGCCAAGATCGGCGTGCTCGGCCTCAACGGCTCGGGCAAGTCCACCCTGCTCAAGATCATGGCCGGCGTCGACAAGGAGTACGAGGGCGAGGCGCTGCCGATGCCAGGGTTGTCGATCGGCTACCTGGAGCAGGAACCCAAGCTCAACAACGAGCACACGGTGCGTGAGTCGGTCGAGGAATCCATGGGCGCGGTGTTCGCGGCCAAGGCCCGCCTCGAGGAGGTCTACGTCGCCTACGGGGCCGAAGACGCCGACTTCGACGCGCTGGCCGCCGAGCAGGCCGAGCTCGAAGCCATCATCGCCACCGCCGGCACCGATTCCGAACACCAGCTGGAAATCGCCGCCGACGCGCTGCGCCTGCCGCCGTGGGACGCCAAGATCGGCCTGCTGTCGGGGGGCGAAAAGCGCCGCGTGGCACTGTGCCGCCTGCTGCTGTCCAAGCCCGACATGCTGCTGCTCGACGAGCCGACCAACCACCTGGACGCCGAATCGGTCGAGTGGCTGGAAGTGTTCCTCCAGCGCTTCACCGGCACCGTGGTCGCCATCACCCACGACCGCTACTTCCTCGACAACGCGGCCGAGTGGATCCTGGAAATGGACCGCGGACGCGGCATTCCATGGAAGGGCAACTACAGCAGCTGGCTGGAGCAGAAGGGCGAACGCCTGGCGCAGGAGCAGAAGAGCGAAGAAGCCCATGCCAAGGCGCTGAAGAAGGAACTCGAATGGTCGCGCCAGAACCCCAAGGCGCGCCAGGCCAAGAGCAAGTCGCGTCTCGCGCGCTTCGAAGAGCTCAGCGACATGGAATACCAGAAGCGCAACGAAACGCAGGAAATCTTCATTCCTGTGGCGGAGCGGCTGGGCCAGCAGGTGTTCGAGTTCCACAACGTCAGCAAGTCCTTCGGTGACCGCGTGCTGATCGACGACCTGAGCTTCACCGTGCCGCCGGGCGCGATCGTTGGCATCATCGGCCCGAACGGCGCCGGCAAGTCGACGCTGTTCAAGCTGATCGCGGGCAAGGAACAGCCCGACAGCGGCGAGGTCGTCATCGGCTCGACCGTGAAGATGGCCTTCGTCGACCAGCACCGCGACGAACTGGCGAGCCAGAAGACCGTGTGGGAAGACATCTCGAACGGCCTGGACATCATCAACGTCGGCAAGTTCCAGATGGCCAGCCGCGCCTATGCCGGCCGCTTCAACTTCAACGGCGCCGACCAGCAGAAGAAGGTCGGCACGCTGTCGGGCGGCGAACGCGGTCGTCTGCACCTGGCCAAGACCCTGATCGCAGGCGGCAACGTGCTGCTGCTGGACGAACCGTCGAACGACCTCGACGTGGAAACCCTGCGCGCGCTGGAAGACGCGCTGCTCGAATTCGCCGGTACCGTGATGGTCATCAGCCACGACCGCTGGTTCCTCGACCGCATCGCCACGCACATCCTCGCGGCCGAAGGCGACAGCCAGTGGACCTTCTTCAACGGCAACTACCAGGAGTACGAAGCCGACAAGAAGAAGCGTCTGGGCGAAGAAGGCGCCAAGCCCAAGCGCATGCGCTACAAGGCGCTCAAGTAA
- a CDS encoding DEAD/DEAH box helicase: protein MTFDDLKLAPAILKAVLEHGYDTPTPIQAQAIPVVLEGHDLLGGAQTGTGKTAAFTLPMLHKLTMSRSATNKFGGTGIRALVLTPTRELAAQVEESVRTYGKYLQLESTVIFGGVGMNPQISKLKKGVDILVATPGRLLDLQQQGMLDLSQVQILILDEADRMLDMGFIHDVKKILALVPKEKQSLLFSATFSDEIRDLAANLLKNPQSIQVTPRNTTVQRITQVIHPVGRGKKKALLAHIINEHNWSQVLVFTRTKFGANNVAEFLTKNGIEAMALHGNKSQSARTQALAGFKSGDIRALVATDIAARGIDIDELPHVVNYEIPNVSEDYVHRIGRTGRAGNSGEAVSLVCLDEEGFMQEIERFTKQQIPVVTVEGFGPDEGERAEPIAMGRQTIWGGAGRPPSRDVMQAAAKAARTEMLQRVRDNKAGQGERSGGGNGGGGGGQRRGGGGAPQGARNGGGGGQGQGARGQGPRPQGPGRGPQGPARAPQGLPHDERQPRHHGNSHSPTQANQVAHLRAEAVTGGAGQPDPLRTSVDATFGAGRGRRTGGGGGGGGYGGNRSGGGGGGGRSGGGYGGGGGGRSYGR, encoded by the coding sequence ATGACCTTTGACGATCTGAAGTTGGCCCCGGCCATCCTGAAGGCTGTGCTCGAGCACGGCTACGACACCCCCACCCCCATCCAGGCCCAGGCGATCCCCGTGGTGCTCGAGGGCCACGACCTGCTCGGCGGCGCCCAGACCGGCACCGGCAAGACGGCCGCCTTCACGCTGCCCATGCTGCACAAGCTCACCATGAGCCGCAGCGCCACCAACAAGTTCGGCGGCACCGGCATCCGCGCCCTGGTGCTCACCCCCACCCGCGAACTGGCCGCCCAGGTCGAGGAGTCGGTCCGCACCTACGGCAAGTACCTGCAGCTCGAATCCACCGTGATCTTCGGCGGCGTCGGCATGAACCCGCAGATCAGCAAGCTCAAGAAGGGCGTGGACATCCTGGTGGCGACGCCCGGCCGCCTGCTCGACCTGCAGCAGCAGGGCATGCTCGACCTGTCGCAGGTGCAGATCCTGATCCTGGACGAAGCCGACCGCATGCTGGACATGGGCTTCATCCACGACGTGAAGAAGATCCTCGCCCTGGTGCCCAAGGAAAAGCAGAGCCTGCTGTTCTCGGCCACCTTCAGCGACGAGATCCGCGACCTGGCCGCCAACCTGCTCAAGAACCCGCAGAGCATCCAGGTGACGCCGCGCAACACCACGGTGCAGCGCATCACGCAGGTGATCCACCCCGTGGGCCGCGGCAAGAAGAAGGCGCTGCTCGCGCACATCATCAACGAGCACAACTGGAGTCAGGTGCTGGTGTTCACGCGCACCAAGTTCGGCGCCAACAACGTCGCCGAATTCCTGACCAAGAACGGCATCGAGGCGATGGCGCTGCACGGCAACAAGAGCCAGAGCGCCCGCACGCAGGCGCTGGCCGGCTTCAAGAGCGGCGACATCCGCGCGCTGGTGGCCACCGACATCGCTGCCCGCGGCATCGACATCGACGAACTGCCGCACGTGGTGAACTACGAGATCCCGAACGTCAGCGAAGACTACGTGCACCGCATCGGCCGCACCGGCCGCGCGGGCAACAGCGGCGAAGCCGTGAGCCTGGTCTGCCTGGACGAGGAAGGCTTCATGCAGGAGATCGAGCGCTTCACCAAGCAGCAGATCCCGGTCGTGACCGTCGAAGGCTTCGGCCCCGACGAAGGCGAACGCGCCGAACCGATCGCCATGGGTCGCCAGACGATCTGGGGCGGCGCCGGCCGTCCGCCGAGCCGCGACGTGATGCAGGCCGCCGCGAAGGCCGCCCGCACCGAGATGCTGCAGCGCGTGCGCGACAACAAGGCCGGCCAGGGCGAACGCTCGGGCGGCGGCAATGGCGGTGGCGGCGGTGGTCAACGCCGTGGCGGTGGCGGCGCCCCGCAAGGCGCCCGCAACGGCGGTGGTGGCGGCCAGGGCCAGGGCGCCCGCGGCCAGGGCCCGCGTCCGCAAGGTCCGGGCCGCGGCCCGCAAGGCCCGGCACGCGCACCGCAGGGCCTGCCGCATGACGAGCGCCAGCCGCGCCATCACGGCAACAGCCACAGCCCGACCCAGGCCAACCAGGTGGCGCACCTGCGCGCCGAAGCCGTGACCGGCGGCGCCGGCCAGCCCGATCCGCTGCGCACCAGCGTCGACGCGACCTTCGGCGCAGGCCGTGGTCGCCGTACCGGCGGTGGTGGTGGTGGTGGCGGCTACGGCGGCAACCGCTCCGGCGGCGGTGGCGGTGGCGGCCGTTCGGGCGGCGGCTACGGTGGTGGCGGCGGTGGCCGTTCCTACGGCCGCTGA
- a CDS encoding 2-dehydro-3-deoxygalactonokinase yields the protein MNLVAIDWGTSSLRGALLDAGGRVLDERSAPRGILSVPAGEFGTVFESLVGDWMRGPGHPRCLISGMAGSKQGWVEAPYCACPAGLADIAAKVIQVDTDRIALVPGLSVEHDGVPDVMRGEEVQIFGAIALTGQRDGLFVLPGTHNKWARVNDGRVTGFRTFMTGEFYALLGTHSILSRTIDTQAPLDEAAFMLGVAQAGNNEGLLHNAFGARTLSLFGRMGAADLASYLSGLLIGEELRTQSLHAKGEVVLIGTPALTRRYELALHASGVASRTLGAEATWAGLHALSRTLYP from the coding sequence ATGAATCTGGTGGCGATCGACTGGGGCACCAGTTCCTTGCGCGGCGCGCTGCTCGACGCCGGCGGCCGCGTGCTCGACGAGCGCAGCGCCCCGCGCGGCATCCTGAGCGTGCCGGCCGGTGAATTCGGCACGGTGTTCGAATCGCTCGTGGGCGACTGGATGCGCGGGCCCGGCCACCCACGCTGCCTGATCTCGGGCATGGCCGGCAGCAAGCAGGGCTGGGTCGAGGCGCCCTACTGCGCCTGCCCGGCGGGCCTGGCCGACATCGCCGCGAAGGTCATCCAGGTCGACACTGACCGCATCGCGCTGGTCCCCGGCCTGAGCGTCGAGCACGACGGCGTGCCCGACGTGATGCGCGGCGAAGAGGTCCAGATCTTCGGCGCCATCGCCCTCACGGGCCAACGCGACGGCCTCTTCGTGCTGCCCGGCACCCACAACAAGTGGGCCCGCGTGAACGATGGCCGCGTCACCGGCTTCCGCACCTTCATGACGGGCGAGTTCTATGCGCTGCTCGGCACGCACTCGATCCTGTCGCGCACCATCGACACCCAGGCGCCGCTGGACGAGGCGGCCTTCATGCTCGGCGTGGCGCAGGCCGGCAACAACGAAGGCCTGCTGCACAACGCCTTCGGGGCGCGCACGCTGTCGTTGTTCGGCCGCATGGGCGCGGCGGATCTGGCGAGCTATCTGTCGGGCTTGCTGATCGGCGAGGAACTGCGCACGCAGTCGCTGCATGCCAAGGGCGAGGTGGTGCTGATCGGCACACCGGCGCTCACGCGGCGCTACGAGCTCGCCCTGCACGCCAGCGGCGTGGCCAGCCGGACGCTGGGGGCCGAGGCCACCTGGGCCGGCCTGCATGCCCTGTCCCGCACCCTGTACCCCTGA
- a CDS encoding 2-dehydro-3-deoxy-6-phosphogalactonate aldolase, with product MTMTPLDTFHAAMRQLPLVAILRGLTPAEAPAVGDALVDAGFRLLEVPLNSPQPLESIALLRQRFPDALVGAGTVLTAQQVREVHAAGGALIVSPNFNAEVVAEAGRLGMVSLPGVATPTEAFGALAAGATGLKLFPAEAASPAVLKAWLAVLPQGTPLMPVGGISPTNMDAWRAAGATGFGIGSALYKPGKAAAEVRDAALQFVAAWQGAVRT from the coding sequence ATGACCATGACGCCGCTCGACACCTTCCACGCCGCCATGCGGCAACTCCCGCTGGTCGCCATCCTGCGCGGACTGACGCCCGCCGAGGCGCCGGCCGTCGGCGACGCGCTGGTCGACGCCGGCTTCCGCCTGCTCGAGGTGCCGCTGAATTCGCCGCAGCCGCTCGAGAGCATCGCGCTGCTGCGCCAGCGCTTTCCCGACGCGCTGGTCGGCGCCGGCACCGTGCTCACGGCACAGCAGGTGCGCGAGGTGCATGCCGCGGGCGGCGCGCTGATCGTCTCGCCCAACTTCAACGCCGAGGTGGTGGCCGAGGCCGGCCGCCTGGGCATGGTCAGCCTGCCGGGCGTGGCGACACCGACCGAGGCCTTCGGTGCGCTGGCCGCGGGCGCCACGGGGCTCAAGCTGTTCCCGGCCGAAGCGGCCTCGCCCGCCGTGCTCAAGGCCTGGCTGGCTGTGCTGCCCCAGGGCACGCCGCTGATGCCGGTCGGCGGCATCTCGCCGACCAACATGGACGCCTGGCGCGCCGCCGGCGCCACCGGCTTCGGCATCGGCTCGGCCCTCTACAAGCCCGGCAAGGCCGCCGCCGAGGTGCGCGACGCCGCGCTGCAATTCGTCGCCGCATGGCAAGGCGCGGTTCGCACCTGA
- a CDS encoding aldolase — translation MQDTVRTPALPESADAQYAAPRVRQLREDLALALRAAAHHGLSEGVCNHFSVMLPGAQDRYLINPRGLHWSEVGADDIVLIDVRGEVLAGRHRVEPTALFIHGAIHRITGHAVVLHVHSPYATALTLTADRALDPTLSQNAMRFMDRLAIDADYNGLALDDAEGERIARAMAGKDVAFLANHGVVVAGATIAHAYDDLYYLERACLHQVIAQSTGRPLAPVNAALAARVAAQVQSEREQSDLFFESLRRMLPAPAAGR, via the coding sequence ATGCAAGACACAGTTCGCACGCCCGCCCTCCCCGAAAGCGCCGACGCGCAGTACGCCGCCCCGCGCGTGCGACAGCTGCGCGAAGACCTCGCGCTCGCGCTGCGCGCCGCCGCGCACCACGGCCTGTCGGAAGGCGTCTGCAACCACTTCAGCGTGATGCTGCCGGGCGCACAGGACCGCTACCTCATCAACCCCCGCGGCCTGCACTGGAGCGAGGTCGGTGCCGACGACATCGTGCTGATCGACGTGCGCGGCGAGGTGCTGGCCGGCCGGCACCGCGTGGAGCCGACCGCCCTCTTCATCCACGGCGCGATCCACCGCATCACCGGCCACGCGGTGGTGCTGCACGTGCATTCGCCGTATGCGACCGCGCTCACGCTCACGGCCGACCGTGCGCTCGACCCGACGCTGAGCCAGAACGCGATGCGCTTCATGGACCGCCTGGCGATCGACGCCGACTACAACGGCCTGGCCCTCGACGATGCCGAGGGCGAGCGCATCGCCCGCGCGATGGCCGGCAAGGACGTGGCCTTTCTCGCCAACCACGGCGTCGTGGTGGCAGGCGCCACCATCGCGCATGCCTACGACGACCTCTACTATCTGGAGCGCGCCTGCCTGCACCAGGTGATCGCGCAATCGACCGGCCGGCCGCTCGCGCCGGTGAACGCCGCGCTGGCCGCCCGCGTCGCCGCGCAGGTGCAGAGCGAGCGCGAGCAGTCGGACCTGTTCTTCGAGTCGCTCCGGCGCATGCTGCCGGCGCCCGCGGCCGGCCGCTGA
- a CDS encoding S-layer protein: MSAVMLTACGGGGSDAATPVATAPTTPTTPVDPTPAPTPPDTPAVPRGKWTTGDLHVHTYQSDDTQQISTLDQVLAKALKTFGLDWVVISDHLRLSSYDNDGHTLSAQIPFSEGMAKYQVPRIKALQAAGTYADKTIFSSFEWDMPAHDHGNVGLLTDDPMSAAALKAVSQFEYLFTNRAASLFPAADVAAWGPKAGTGYNTHAETLSAITWLKNNYPDTSYLQINHPSRNLGKYTADQLREMNDLAPDIVFSLEGMVGNQMEPDRGGYTQAANPTPANLVARTYGGVDYLVATLGGTWDALLSEGRHIWNVADSDYHFTVNGNNSSGYAPGEYSKNYLFGDIKDPKSLLAAMRKGKLFAVNGDLINALDFRVANTTASAEMGEDLTTKAGEQLTVTIRFKSPERNNYEFVVGSGIPANMKPVVDHIDLIAGDVTGREVAGTPGYSRNTNPSTRVVKRFTANDWKLDAEGYYAVTYTVTASGNQYFRLRGTNLGVDVPGEMVAGEPLPDVSISTTTVPNAAARFNAINARNYSDLWFYANPVFVKMAL, translated from the coding sequence ATGAGCGCCGTCATGCTGACGGCGTGCGGTGGCGGTGGCTCCGACGCCGCGACACCCGTCGCTACGGCGCCCACCACGCCGACGACACCCGTCGACCCCACGCCTGCACCCACCCCGCCCGACACGCCGGCGGTGCCACGCGGCAAGTGGACCACCGGCGACCTGCATGTCCACACCTACCAGTCGGACGACACGCAGCAGATCTCGACGCTCGACCAGGTGCTGGCCAAGGCGCTCAAGACCTTCGGCCTCGACTGGGTGGTGATCTCCGACCACTTGCGCCTGTCTTCGTACGACAACGACGGCCACACGCTGAGCGCGCAGATCCCGTTCTCGGAAGGCATGGCGAAGTACCAGGTGCCGCGCATCAAGGCACTGCAAGCCGCGGGTACCTATGCCGACAAGACGATCTTCTCGTCCTTCGAGTGGGACATGCCGGCGCACGACCATGGCAATGTCGGCCTGCTGACCGACGACCCGATGTCCGCCGCGGCGCTCAAGGCGGTGAGCCAGTTCGAGTACCTGTTCACCAACCGGGCCGCGTCGCTGTTCCCCGCGGCCGACGTCGCCGCGTGGGGGCCGAAGGCCGGCACGGGCTACAACACGCATGCCGAAACGCTCAGCGCGATCACCTGGCTCAAGAACAACTACCCCGACACGAGCTACCTGCAGATCAACCACCCGTCGCGCAACCTCGGCAAGTACACGGCCGACCAGCTGCGCGAGATGAACGACCTCGCACCGGACATCGTCTTCTCGCTCGAGGGCATGGTCGGCAACCAGATGGAGCCCGACCGCGGCGGCTACACGCAAGCTGCCAACCCCACGCCGGCCAACCTGGTCGCGCGCACCTACGGCGGTGTCGACTACCTGGTGGCGACGCTGGGCGGCACCTGGGACGCACTGCTGTCCGAGGGCCGCCACATCTGGAACGTGGCTGACTCGGACTATCACTTCACGGTGAACGGCAACAACAGCAGCGGCTACGCACCGGGCGAGTATTCGAAGAACTATCTGTTTGGCGACATCAAGGATCCGAAGTCGCTGCTCGCGGCGATGCGCAAGGGCAAGCTCTTCGCCGTCAACGGCGACCTGATCAACGCGCTCGACTTCCGCGTGGCCAACACCACGGCCAGCGCCGAGATGGGCGAAGACCTGACGACCAAGGCCGGCGAGCAGCTGACGGTCACGATCCGCTTCAAGAGCCCCGAGCGCAACAATTACGAGTTCGTGGTCGGCAGCGGCATCCCCGCCAACATGAAGCCGGTGGTCGACCACATCGACCTGATCGCCGGCGACGTGACCGGGCGCGAAGTGGCCGGAACGCCAGGCTATTCGCGCAACACCAATCCGTCGACGCGCGTGGTCAAACGCTTCACCGCCAACGATTGGAAGCTGGACGCCGAGGGCTACTACGCCGTGACCTACACGGTGACGGCCAGCGGCAACCAGTACTTCCGCCTGCGCGGCACCAACCTGGGTGTGGACGTTCCCGGCGAAATGGTGGCCGGCGAGCCGCTGCCGGATGTCTCCATCTCGACGACCACGGTGCCGAACGCGGCCGCCCGTTTCAACGCGATCAACGCGCGCAACTACAGCGACCTCTGGTTCTACGCGAACCCGGTGTTCGTGAAGATGGCGCTCTGA
- a CDS encoding SDR family oxidoreductase has protein sequence MQLKDSVVFVTGANRGLGLAFAQAALAAGARKVYAAARDPASVTLPGVVPIPLDVGNAAQVAAAVRDCGDVTLLINNAGISLKSGFLASPDAVAAARAEFEVNFFGPWALASAFAPVLQANGGGAIVNVLSALSWVSFPSVATYSASKSAAWSLTNGLRNELRAQGTQVVALHVGYMDTDMTRGLDAPKSSPADVARVTLEGVEAGAFEVLADDISKQIKQSLSSATPAYAA, from the coding sequence ATGCAACTCAAGGACTCCGTCGTCTTCGTCACCGGCGCCAATCGCGGCCTCGGACTCGCCTTCGCCCAGGCCGCCCTCGCGGCCGGTGCGCGCAAGGTCTATGCGGCCGCACGCGACCCGGCCAGCGTCACGCTGCCGGGCGTGGTGCCGATCCCGCTCGACGTCGGCAATGCCGCGCAGGTCGCGGCCGCGGTGCGCGACTGCGGCGACGTCACGCTGCTGATCAACAACGCAGGCATCTCGCTCAAGTCGGGTTTCCTCGCTTCGCCCGACGCGGTCGCGGCAGCGCGTGCCGAGTTCGAGGTCAACTTCTTCGGCCCGTGGGCGCTGGCCAGCGCCTTCGCGCCGGTCCTCCAGGCCAACGGCGGCGGTGCGATCGTGAACGTGCTGTCGGCGTTGAGCTGGGTGTCGTTCCCGAGCGTGGCCACCTACAGCGCATCGAAGTCGGCCGCCTGGTCGCTCACCAACGGCCTGCGCAACGAACTGCGCGCGCAAGGCACGCAGGTGGTCGCGCTGCATGTCGGCTACATGGACACCGACATGACGCGCGGGCTCGATGCGCCCAAGTCGTCGCCGGCCGACGTTGCGCGCGTCACGCTCGAAGGCGTGGAGGCCGGTGCCTTCGAGGTCCTGGCCGACGACATCAGCAAGCAGATCAAACAGAGCCTCTCGTCGGCGACGCCGGCGTACGCGGCCTGA